In Streptococcus parauberis NCFD 2020, the sequence CTGATATTGATAGTATCATGACGTTTATGGGCTATAAACATGAAGACTATACTTTGAATAGCAATTACGATTCAAAAGATAAAAAATGGTATCAGTTTAAACACTCCTATAAAGAGCTTTTAACAACACTTTGGGGTGATTTAAATGGAGATAAAGATAATCTGAAGACAATGGCAGATATTTATACTTCTACTAATAATAAGTATTTAAAACTTAATAAGGATGATCAGAGGGAATATGAAGAGGTTTTAGAGCAGGGAAAAGAACTAGGTTATTATATCTCCTATAACGAGCTGGAAAATCCTCTCACTAACAAACCTGATGATGATACAATAGTACCTTTAACCGTAACTAAAAGGTTTGGTTATACTTCAAAAACGAAACTTTACAATGGGTCTATTTTAAAGGCAGACAAGGGTTCACCTCTTTATGCTGTTATGGAAGGTAAAATTGTTATTAAGAACTCGGACGTCATTATTAAAGCAAAGACAGCTGAATTCACTTATAAAAATGTTAACCGTCTAAGAGTTAAAAATGGAGATACTGTTAAAAGTGGGTTAGAGATAGGAGCGGTAGGTTCTGGAAAAGGCCAAGAAATTTACTATCAAAAACTAAAAGATAAAAAACAGAATAAGTGGGCTTGGGTAAATGTTGGCTTTTATCTTCCTAAAGTTGAATATAGTCAAACAACATCTGTTATGACGGATATGTCAATTGAAGGAGATATGGCCAAAAAAATTACTTCCATCTATAATTTTTTAAAAAAGCAAGATCCTAAAGTCACACAAAATGGAGTTGCTTCAGCATTAGGTAGTTTTTGGACTGAAAGTTCTATTAACCCTAAACGTGCTGAGGGAGATTATCTAAGTCCACCTGTTGGTGCTTCAGCTTCATCATGGGATGATGAGGCTTGGCTAACAATGGGTGGTCCAAGTATCTATAATGGTCGTTATGGAAATATCCTTCATAGAGGGCTTGGTTTAGGTCAATGGACTGATACAGCAGATGGAGCGACAAGACATACCATGCTACTTAAGTTTGCAAAATCGAAAAATAAAAAATGGTATGACCTAGAGCTTCAATTGGACTTTATGTTAAATGGTGATAGTCCGTATTACATAACGACTTTAAAAGAAATCCTTCACTCAAATGAAAATGTTTCAACTTTAGCGGTGAAGTTTGCGAGTCGTTGGGAAGGTAATCAAGGTGATAAAACTAAAGAACGTGTAAATAATGCTCAACAAGTATTAAACTACCTTAAACATCCAACTTCAGGAGGGGCAAAAGGTAGAAGTAAAACCCTTCAAAGTTCTTTTGATTTCCCTGAATCTTATAGAAATAAGCTAAAAACATTCCCATCATCAGCTACTGTCTCTAGCTCTTTAGCAGGGAATACATATCCCCCTGGTCAATGTACATGGTATGTTTATAATCGTCTTGTTGAAGCTGGCTCACCACATTATAACTACCTAGGAAATGGTCAAGATTGGGTTAGAGGGCTTGTACTTAAAGGCTGGAAATTTAGTAATAAACCAGTTGCTGGTGCTGTTTGTTCAACAACGGGTGGCTTTGATGGTACTATTCCCATGTACGGACACGTTTCTTATGTTGAGTACGTTAACCCTGACGGAACATTCCTAATTTCTGAATGTAACTATAATGGTGTGCAGAATAGAATACATTGGGGTGTTAAAACAAATGCAACTTGCTATACGTTTGCAATACCACCAAAATAAAAAAGGACGGAGATTTATGTTTGATACTCAAAAAATAAAAATTTTAAAAATTGTAGGTTATATATTAGTAGTTATATTGGCTTGTACAATTGGTGTCGGCATTGGCCAAGGCACTTCAAATAATGCTAATAAGGCGAAAACAGAGAAGTCTACTTCAACAAATTCAAAAAGTAATATTACACAAAAACAAGTAAAAAGTTTTTTGTTAAATTATTATACAAAAAAAGATCTTGGTGAAAACAGACAAAGGTATAAGGAATATATGACTGATGCTCTTTATAATCAAACTGTTTCAATGGAAAATGAACCTCAAAGTCAAACTTACAAAGGATTTGTAGTGGATTTTGAATTAAAAGATGCTGAGATTTATATTGACGAAGCTCATAAACAAGTTATCGTACAAGTGGACTATGTAAATACTCAACTTGATGAAAAGAAAAATTATAAAACTGCACAAAAAGATGTTATGAATAAGGTTACTCAACGTCTAACATATGTTGATGAAAAGGGTAAATTGAAAGTAAATAAGATGGAATCAATTATACTTACAGATTCAACTGGAGATTATGGCACCTTAGATAGCAGTTCGTCAACTGAAACCGAAACAAGTCAAGAAATAAAAGACTCAACAAAAGCTAGTAGTAACCCTTAACTAGACACCGAAAAGGAGAGAAAGAATGGTCACTAGAAAAAATACAAGTCAACAACTTTATAAAAAGAAAGATAAGTTGGAACAGGCTTTGGAAAAAATTCAAAAACAGAAAGCTATTTTTATTCAGAAAGAAAAAGAGACTATTAAAGATCTAACAGAAGTGAAATCTGATTTAATTGTTGCTTTATTATCTGAAACTGGAAAAAGTTTTGAAGAACTTGAGGAATATGCAAAATCTGAACATGATCCTCAGGTAGGTTCTTCTGAGAATGGAGATGATGCACATGTTTCGGATAACTAATATTCAGTCTCGAGTTCAAGAAAACTTTAACAATAGGGATGATGTTTTGTCTGCTATTAATGAAAAATCAGTTTGGAGTGCTGATCGAGGTGAAGAGATAATTCTCTTATTAGAACAGCTATCTGATGAAGGGACTGTTTTAGACACTTCAAGCGTTACTCTCCCCCTTCAGGAGATAGTAGAAGAAGCATTATCAAATTTTGGCTTAAAGAAGGAAAAGAAGAAATTCTCTTTAATTCAAAAAAAGAAGTTGGGAAACAGCCCTGAAGAACAAGAGCCCTTGCTGAAGAAGAAACAAAGCCTTACAATGCCTGTATCAGCACCTGAAAAGGTATCTTTGCAAGAAAAAAAAAGTTCACTAAAAAATCAGGACTTAACTAATAAAAAAGTTTTTTATCTACCTAAACTGTTGATGCTTTGTCTAACTTTGCTTAGTTTAATCTTTTCTATTCTTAGTTTTTCTCTAGTACTGAACCAGGCACATAAAATTGAAACTACTAATTATTCATCAGTTAAGACAATTCAGTCTTTTAACAAAATAGAATCAGGTGAAAGTGATGTCTTTTGTCGCTATTTTTTACCTAATTACTTTTCAGGAAATGATAGTCATTTAAAGGATTTTATTTCTTCAAATAATATTTCTGTACAAGAAGCGACACTACAATCTGTTCTATTAGAAAAGGTTAGTCAAAGAGAAAACAAAAGACAAGCATTGACCTATGTTATCGCACTTAAAGAGAAAGACGAGGTGAGAACAAAAAGGCTTACTATTATAGTTAAAAAGGCTACAACTAGTCGATATGGATTTGAAGTTGTTAAGCAACCAAAAGAAACTCAATATCCATAATCAAAAATTTAAAAAAAAGAAAAGGAAAAATCATGAAAAAATCATTATTAATTAGCTCTATGGCCATTGCAACTATCCTTTTAGGAGGAACAACTGTATCCGCAGATGTTACAGCAGGAACGACTCAACCTGGTACTGGTGTAGTAACCCCAGGCACAGATACTAGCACTCCAACTCCAGGCACAGATACTAGCACTCCAACCCCAGGAACAGATACTAGCACTCCAACCCCAGGCACAGATACTAGTACTCCAACCCCAGGAACAGATACTAATACTCCAAATCCTGGAACAACACCAGGTACAGATACTAATACTCCAAATCCTGGAACAACACCAGGTACAGATACTAATACTCCAAATCCTGGAACAACACCAGGTACAGATACTAATACTCCAAA encodes:
- a CDS encoding phage tail tip lysozyme is translated as MSKQTRQDLQNALHDHEEAKSELRTAKQNYKIAEKNDQKLLKTSTDAEKRYLGKKHEARKEAYSKEVKSLKDNIKTTQEKKKGAIKRNGGTGVQKIAKAGHYQVSSAIDSAFQEDEGLEGISNARQKFRRVNAEVQQAKKIGRYSFKIGSNTGKSTYHVGNKAYNLLKGRGFTRTAVPDRWETKFKNKYQKSRAKINSSKVGKSAKAFKNVTSKMSKPILAILKNPLSAKAYLIILIGFIIIALLGVVSGGGGSTVSQDEFDLTDSWTYLSKIDREKSTSEVDYWTDIDSIMTFMGYKHEDYTLNSNYDSKDKKWYQFKHSYKELLTTLWGDLNGDKDNLKTMADIYTSTNNKYLKLNKDDQREYEEVLEQGKELGYYISYNELENPLTNKPDDDTIVPLTVTKRFGYTSKTKLYNGSILKADKGSPLYAVMEGKIVIKNSDVIIKAKTAEFTYKNVNRLRVKNGDTVKSGLEIGAVGSGKGQEIYYQKLKDKKQNKWAWVNVGFYLPKVEYSQTTSVMTDMSIEGDMAKKITSIYNFLKKQDPKVTQNGVASALGSFWTESSINPKRAEGDYLSPPVGASASSWDDEAWLTMGGPSIYNGRYGNILHRGLGLGQWTDTADGATRHTMLLKFAKSKNKKWYDLELQLDFMLNGDSPYYITTLKEILHSNENVSTLAVKFASRWEGNQGDKTKERVNNAQQVLNYLKHPTSGGAKGRSKTLQSSFDFPESYRNKLKTFPSSATVSSSLAGNTYPPGQCTWYVYNRLVEAGSPHYNYLGNGQDWVRGLVLKGWKFSNKPVAGAVCSTTGGFDGTIPMYGHVSYVEYVNPDGTFLISECNYNGVQNRIHWGVKTNATCYTFAIPPK